The Leptospira venezuelensis genome contains a region encoding:
- a CDS encoding winged helix DNA-binding domain-containing protein translates to MNIALTRLKHLHVLNPRFSSPEKVVEDLGAIQGQDYAASKWAIGLRTPGLKEEDIESAFLEKKIIRSWPLRGTLHVVSAKDIYWLLDLLGPPTISKNAAHYKKIELDPKVLKKCYSILSKNLSNQTFLTRKEISSILERSGIITNTTRLSHILQRAGLEGLICFGPRREKDFTYALLEEWIPKIKRIQKPKEEALYEITKKYFDTRAPATLPDFVWWSGLSVKDAKAGIESLGSTLTSFQKEDQTYYIPKKMDLIDKGSDTLFLLPAFDEFLLAYTDRKDCMDPPPKRLLTPADDLFRPILVMNGWVSGIWQREFKKEDVILKLNPYKSLNANFKKKLKEATEVYAKYLGKNLVLEV, encoded by the coding sequence GTGAATATCGCATTAACAAGACTGAAACATCTGCATGTTTTGAATCCTAGATTCTCATCTCCGGAAAAGGTTGTAGAGGATTTGGGCGCTATCCAAGGACAAGACTATGCTGCTTCTAAATGGGCAATAGGACTTAGAACCCCAGGTCTGAAGGAAGAAGATATTGAGTCCGCCTTTCTGGAGAAAAAGATCATTAGATCTTGGCCCTTGAGAGGGACATTACATGTTGTTTCTGCCAAGGATATTTATTGGTTATTGGATTTACTAGGCCCACCTACCATCTCTAAAAACGCAGCTCATTACAAAAAGATAGAATTAGATCCTAAAGTATTAAAAAAATGTTATTCGATTCTTTCTAAAAATCTTTCTAACCAAACCTTCCTTACCAGAAAAGAAATTTCTTCTATTTTAGAAAGATCAGGAATTATCACAAATACTACCAGATTATCTCATATTCTGCAAAGAGCTGGCTTGGAAGGTTTGATTTGTTTTGGCCCGAGAAGGGAAAAAGATTTTACTTACGCATTATTAGAAGAATGGATTCCAAAGATCAAAAGAATTCAAAAGCCAAAAGAAGAGGCTCTTTATGAAATTACTAAAAAATACTTTGATACTAGGGCTCCTGCTACCTTGCCAGACTTTGTATGGTGGTCTGGTTTGAGCGTAAAGGACGCAAAGGCCGGTATAGAAAGTTTAGGCTCTACATTGACCAGTTTTCAAAAAGAAGATCAGACTTACTATATTCCCAAGAAGATGGATCTAATCGACAAGGGTTCAGATACATTATTTCTTCTTCCTGCATTTGATGAGTTCTTATTAGCTTATACTGATCGTAAGGATTGTATGGATCCTCCGCCCAAGAGACTTTTAACTCCCGCGGATGATCTTTTTAGGCCCATATTGGTAATGAATGGTTGGGTGAGTGGAATCTGGCAAAGAGAATTTAAAAAGGAAGATGTTATCTTAAAATTGAATCCATATAAATCGCTAAATGCTAATTTCAAAAAGAAACTGAAAGAAGCGACCGAAGTATACGCAAAATATCTCGGGAAAAATTTAGTTTTAGAAGTTTAA
- a CDS encoding proline dehydrogenase family protein: MKAPKENEPQIITSSSELQTKILEKGRELFRLSDSFEDGFFSSYRLFSKSLSFLDNRPLLKLQAFRFADLFPSLNSLSSISRYIQIYFVETPTELPKWILIILSIFLSNRISSILVALGAKIGIRLTAKFFILGRTYGSDRKKIIKRYKNGICSTIDILGEAVLSEKEAERYISEYLLLLEEISKDRELLKIRSSNFPGEPTGNISVKCSSLYSQLDPLAHESSVLHLMDKLRPILRSAVSKNIFINLDMEQYDTKDIIMDTAFRIFAETEFQDYPHFGIVVQAYLKASQKDLQRVIEYSKKRKYPLTVRLVKGAYWEYEMTQSAQKGWDPPVYLIKSDTDRNYEECSELLLSSFPHIRPAFGSHNIRSLSSAFVKAEKYSVPETFFEVQMLYGMGNSYKQAIRSLGISVREYSPIGEVIPGMAYLVRRLLENSTNEGFLKNINANSKDRERLLYLENPKSK; this comes from the coding sequence ATGAAGGCTCCAAAAGAAAACGAACCCCAAATAATAACTTCTTCTTCCGAACTGCAAACTAAGATCTTGGAAAAAGGAAGGGAATTATTTCGTTTAAGCGATTCCTTTGAAGATGGTTTTTTTAGCTCATACAGATTATTTTCCAAAAGCCTTTCATTCTTAGATAACCGCCCTCTTTTAAAATTGCAGGCATTTAGGTTTGCAGATCTATTCCCAAGTTTGAACTCCCTTTCGTCTATCTCTCGTTATATCCAGATCTACTTTGTTGAAACTCCTACAGAACTCCCGAAATGGATTTTGATAATTCTTTCCATATTCTTATCAAATCGAATAAGCTCCATCTTAGTTGCATTAGGTGCCAAGATCGGAATCAGACTCACTGCAAAATTTTTTATATTAGGAAGAACCTACGGTTCTGATCGCAAAAAGATCATAAAAAGATATAAAAATGGAATCTGCTCCACCATTGATATATTAGGGGAAGCAGTACTTTCCGAAAAAGAAGCAGAACGTTATATCTCTGAATATTTACTTTTATTAGAAGAAATTTCCAAAGACAGAGAACTTTTAAAGATACGCAGCTCCAATTTTCCCGGAGAACCTACGGGGAATATTTCCGTAAAATGTTCATCTCTCTATTCTCAATTGGATCCTCTCGCACATGAATCTTCTGTACTTCATTTAATGGACAAATTAAGACCGATCCTTCGTTCTGCTGTTTCTAAAAATATTTTTATCAATCTAGATATGGAACAATATGATACAAAGGACATCATAATGGACACAGCATTCAGGATTTTCGCAGAAACAGAATTTCAAGATTATCCGCATTTCGGCATCGTGGTCCAAGCATATCTAAAAGCCTCTCAAAAAGACCTACAAAGAGTAATAGAATATTCTAAAAAACGAAAATACCCTTTGACCGTTCGTTTGGTAAAAGGTGCTTATTGGGAATACGAAATGACCCAATCCGCTCAAAAAGGGTGGGATCCTCCGGTTTATCTCATAAAGTCCGATACTGATAGAAATTATGAAGAATGTTCCGAACTCTTACTTAGCTCCTTCCCTCATATAAGACCTGCATTCGGTTCTCATAATATAAGAAGTCTCTCTTCAGCATTTGTCAAAGCGGAAAAATATTCGGTCCCGGAAACTTTCTTTGAAGTGCAGATGTTGTACGGGATGGGGAACTCCTATAAGCAAGCAATTCGTAGCTTAGGAATTTCAGTTAGAGAATACTCTCCTATTGGAGAAGTAATCCCCGGAATGGCTTACCTAGTAAGAAGGTTGCTTGAAAATTCCACTAACGAAGGCTTTTTAAAAAACATTAATGCGAATAGTAAAGATAGGGAACGATTATTGTATCTGGAGAATCCGAAATCAAAATGA
- a CDS encoding alpha/beta hydrolase codes for MKIVLLHGMWSRPDTLDSVRKVLEEKGHEVFAPTLPFHVLNKPPDPALGKYRLVDYVEFLKKEIQNKGWNKPTLIGHSMGGWLAQALAAEGFASRIVLFAPAAPSGIFPLGPSPLYTLLEVPFRWKFWAKPFKPTYRGANFGLFNRIPKDKRKEYYTSLNYESGRALFELAFWFFDPYKGSKIQAEKVNCPVLVLAGEKDRIIPIRVTKAVARRYENSEFVALPNHAHWLTDEPGKEKIFEIMFDWLKQNS; via the coding sequence ATGAAGATCGTCTTATTACACGGAATGTGGTCTAGACCCGACACTCTAGACTCAGTTAGAAAAGTATTAGAAGAAAAAGGTCACGAAGTTTTTGCTCCTACGTTACCATTTCATGTATTAAATAAACCACCTGATCCAGCATTAGGAAAGTATAGACTAGTCGACTACGTTGAATTTTTAAAAAAGGAAATTCAAAACAAAGGTTGGAACAAACCTACATTAATCGGACACTCTATGGGGGGATGGTTAGCACAAGCATTAGCTGCAGAAGGTTTTGCTTCCAGAATCGTATTATTTGCTCCAGCCGCTCCCTCTGGAATTTTTCCACTCGGACCCTCGCCTTTATATACTTTATTGGAAGTTCCGTTTCGCTGGAAATTTTGGGCTAAACCATTCAAACCAACCTACCGTGGGGCAAATTTCGGATTATTCAATCGAATTCCAAAAGATAAAAGGAAAGAATATTATACTTCTTTAAATTATGAATCGGGAAGAGCACTTTTCGAGTTAGCATTCTGGTTTTTCGATCCTTATAAAGGAAGCAAAATCCAAGCAGAAAAAGTCAATTGTCCCGTTCTAGTCTTGGCTGGGGAGAAGGATAGGATCATCCCCATACGAGTCACAAAGGCAGTCGCGAGAAGATACGAAAACTCGGAATTTGTTGCCTTGCCTAACCATGCTCATTGGCTCACAGACGAACCCGGTAAGGAAAAAATTTTTGAGATCATGTTCGATTGGCTAAAACAAAACAGCTAA
- a CDS encoding alpha/beta fold hydrolase — MKELKLLLLFLFFSCCSSYEEMSMEEDKAFQKLKESDTNYREYLIQNKKEEDIVHWVSTGCKPDKNKILIFIHGSPGTWSNYLRYLKDPELLRIYCMLGLDRPGFGKSTGAAADVNTQAEIILETLLKLPEIQKGKKSISILGHSYGGPVAARMASISPQKFQYLFLLAAAMDPETEEIKWYNKVADTWIASWILPKEWIHSNSEMLPLKGQLIDLVAEWKKIKATTIVVQGEKDGLVDPKNLEFVQKNFTTKTKTYLLSREGHFLPWKNYDLIHNLLIEFSD; from the coding sequence ATGAAAGAGTTAAAACTTCTTCTTCTATTCTTATTTTTTTCCTGTTGCAGCAGTTATGAAGAAATGAGTATGGAAGAAGATAAAGCCTTTCAAAAACTCAAAGAATCCGACACTAACTACCGAGAATATTTAATCCAAAACAAAAAAGAAGAAGATATTGTTCATTGGGTGAGCACTGGATGCAAACCAGATAAGAACAAAATTCTAATATTTATTCATGGATCTCCTGGAACATGGTCAAATTATCTCAGATACTTAAAAGATCCTGAATTATTAAGAATTTATTGTATGCTTGGATTAGATCGCCCGGGTTTCGGAAAATCCACAGGAGCAGCTGCAGACGTAAACACTCAAGCGGAAATAATTTTAGAAACACTATTAAAACTTCCAGAAATACAAAAAGGAAAAAAATCGATTTCTATATTAGGACATTCTTATGGGGGACCAGTTGCAGCAAGAATGGCCTCAATATCTCCTCAAAAATTTCAATATTTGTTTTTATTAGCGGCCGCAATGGATCCTGAAACGGAAGAAATCAAATGGTATAATAAAGTCGCTGATACCTGGATCGCGAGTTGGATCTTACCAAAAGAATGGATTCATAGCAATTCGGAAATGTTACCTTTAAAGGGACAGTTAATAGATTTAGTTGCAGAATGGAAAAAAATAAAAGCTACAACAATTGTAGTCCAAGGAGAGAAAGATGGACTCGTAGATCCCAAAAATCTTGAATTTGTTCAGAAAAATTTTACTACAAAAACAAAAACATATCTACTTTCCAGAGAAGGGCATTTCCTGCCCTGGAAAAACTACGATCTAATTCATAATTTATTAATAGAGTTCTCCGACTAA
- a CDS encoding DUF3095 domain-containing protein has product MNILSHSTTNFYKELPEISQFSEVTDSKHYRKVPDDWIVIVTDIVKSTEAILEGRYKDVNMAGGLTLMGITNLLKDMEFPFFFGGDGVTILLPSSRLKEIQDILADTREFVRDYFNLDLRIGFVPVSAIYEAGYSLTMAKLRISKHYTQAVLGGTGVAYAENKIKEPNSKYLTDNSYIPKIRADFSGFTCRWKDIQSPKGEMVSLIVKINSDSDAEATKTLSGLLSMIDSLYGSEREYHPLREENLVIEHSSSALNKEATASSKGNSILKKLYLWKIKFETYGAELAIRWNLPLKAFHYKLNRLKNYQIISSDSRKFDGTFKMVFATDTMDRKKLESSLDEAEKSGKLHFGIHISDRALMTCLLHAGTEREVHFIDGAGGGYALAATVLKKKLQAVAA; this is encoded by the coding sequence ATGAATATCCTATCACATTCTACCACAAACTTTTATAAGGAGCTTCCTGAGATTTCCCAATTTTCAGAAGTTACTGATAGTAAACATTATAGAAAGGTTCCGGATGATTGGATCGTGATCGTAACTGACATAGTAAAATCTACGGAAGCGATTTTAGAAGGTAGATACAAAGATGTAAATATGGCTGGGGGATTGACGTTGATGGGGATCACGAATCTTCTGAAGGATATGGAGTTTCCATTTTTCTTCGGAGGAGATGGGGTGACTATTCTACTCCCTAGTTCGCGATTGAAGGAGATCCAAGATATCCTTGCCGATACAAGAGAATTTGTAAGAGACTACTTTAACTTGGATCTTCGGATCGGATTCGTACCTGTTTCCGCGATTTATGAGGCAGGTTATAGTCTGACTATGGCTAAGCTTAGGATCTCTAAACATTATACTCAGGCTGTTTTAGGCGGAACTGGCGTAGCTTACGCGGAGAATAAAATCAAAGAGCCGAACTCCAAATATCTAACAGATAATTCTTATATTCCCAAGATTCGTGCCGATTTTTCCGGTTTTACATGCAGATGGAAAGATATACAAAGTCCGAAGGGAGAGATGGTTTCACTTATTGTAAAGATCAATTCGGATTCCGATGCGGAAGCTACAAAAACTCTTTCTGGTCTATTGTCTATGATTGACTCTTTGTATGGTTCTGAAAGGGAATATCATCCTTTAAGAGAAGAAAATTTGGTGATAGAACATTCCTCTTCTGCTTTGAATAAGGAAGCTACTGCTTCGTCTAAAGGAAATAGTATATTAAAAAAATTGTATCTATGGAAGATCAAATTCGAGACTTACGGCGCTGAGCTTGCAATCCGATGGAATCTTCCTTTAAAAGCGTTTCATTACAAATTGAATAGGTTAAAGAATTATCAGATTATCTCTTCCGATTCCAGAAAATTCGATGGGACTTTCAAAATGGTATTCGCAACGGATACTATGGATCGAAAAAAATTAGAGTCCAGCCTGGACGAAGCGGAGAAGTCCGGCAAATTACATTTTGGTATCCATATTTCTGACAGAGCCTTAATGACTTGCTTATTACATGCAGGAACAGAAAGAGAAGTTCATTTTATAGATGGAGCAGGCGGAGGATATGCATTAGCCGCAACAGTTCTTAAGAAAAAATTACAGGCTGTTGCTGCCTGA
- a CDS encoding aldehyde dehydrogenase family protein produces the protein MNYHNNSIFQNETLRDFSKEEERSILSKGFVSIRKEFPIQVCPIISGKVKKTSFVVTTFNPANTSEKIAEIHYASITDAEEAVINSVQFFETWKSMKPEIRIGFLKKAANILRSRKTELTVLISLEVGKGIKDIDAEIAEAIDFCEFYAKEAETIFQPRRRDLLGEENIYTYIPRGVTLVVSPWNFPLAILCGMTVAPLVAGNPVIMKPAEQSSAIAFKLFNILIEAGIPSSALHFLPGKGEEIGAYFVKHPEIHTINFTGSRAVGLGMIKEAASQNLKFVKKVVAEMGGKNALIVDEDADLDEAVIASIQSAFGFQGQKCSALSRIILLESKYDTFKNRFMDALQSLKPGLPEDPSVKVGPVIDSESKIRLDGIASQFSSKVLSKLKIEENQKHSGHFVEPIVFESEDPSSPLGQTEFFGPYVTLFKAKNFEDAIKIANNVDYALTGGIFSRNPNNIQYAKEKFEVGNLYINRGITGAVVDRQPFGGYKLSGVGAKAGGPDYLKQFVEPISITENTMRRGFIPET, from the coding sequence ATGAACTATCATAATAATTCAATTTTTCAAAACGAAACCCTAAGAGATTTTTCTAAAGAAGAAGAAAGATCCATCTTAAGTAAAGGATTCGTTTCAATCAGAAAAGAATTCCCGATACAAGTTTGTCCGATCATCTCCGGAAAAGTAAAAAAAACTTCTTTTGTAGTTACAACTTTCAACCCAGCGAATACGTCAGAAAAAATCGCGGAGATACATTACGCTTCCATAACAGACGCCGAAGAAGCTGTAATAAACTCAGTCCAATTTTTTGAAACTTGGAAAAGTATGAAACCCGAGATCAGGATCGGATTCTTAAAGAAAGCAGCCAATATTCTACGCTCTCGAAAAACAGAACTCACTGTATTAATATCTTTAGAAGTAGGGAAAGGGATCAAGGATATAGACGCGGAAATTGCGGAAGCAATCGACTTCTGTGAATTTTATGCGAAAGAAGCTGAGACTATTTTTCAACCTAGAAGAAGAGATCTTTTGGGAGAAGAGAATATCTACACATACATACCAAGGGGAGTCACATTGGTAGTCTCTCCCTGGAATTTTCCTTTGGCAATCCTTTGCGGAATGACTGTGGCTCCTTTAGTTGCAGGAAACCCGGTCATTATGAAGCCAGCAGAACAATCTTCCGCGATTGCATTCAAACTTTTTAATATATTAATAGAAGCAGGAATTCCCTCTTCGGCGCTCCATTTTTTACCTGGCAAAGGAGAAGAGATCGGAGCTTATTTTGTCAAACATCCAGAAATTCATACCATTAATTTTACAGGCTCCAGGGCAGTTGGATTAGGAATGATCAAAGAAGCAGCTTCCCAAAATCTAAAATTCGTTAAGAAGGTAGTTGCCGAGATGGGTGGCAAAAACGCACTAATCGTCGATGAAGATGCAGATCTGGATGAGGCAGTGATAGCATCTATACAATCTGCATTCGGATTTCAGGGACAAAAATGTAGCGCACTTTCTCGAATTATACTTTTGGAATCTAAATACGACACATTCAAAAATAGATTTATGGATGCATTACAATCTCTAAAACCTGGATTACCGGAAGATCCTTCCGTAAAAGTTGGACCAGTAATCGACTCAGAATCTAAAATAAGATTGGATGGAATTGCCTCTCAGTTTTCTTCTAAAGTCCTAAGCAAACTTAAAATAGAAGAAAACCAAAAACATTCAGGCCATTTCGTAGAACCTATCGTTTTTGAAAGTGAAGATCCTTCTTCTCCTTTAGGGCAAACTGAATTTTTCGGACCTTATGTTACTTTATTCAAAGCCAAAAATTTTGAAGACGCTATTAAGATAGCGAATAACGTAGATTATGCTCTTACTGGCGGGATCTTTTCGAGAAACCCGAATAACATTCAATATGCAAAAGAAAAATTTGAAGTCGGGAACCTGTATATCAACAGAGGGATTACTGGAGCAGTCGTAGACAGACAACCTTTCGGGGGCTATAAACTTTCTGGTGTAGGAGCAAAAGCGGGTGGTCCAGATTATCTAAAACAATTTGTAGAACCGATCAGTATCACTGAAAATACAATGAGAAGAGGGTTTATTCCGGAAACTTAG